Sequence from the Cuniculiplasma divulgatum genome:
GTTGGCCCACTATTGCCGCTATGAACATGAGGGTGATGGAGTATCCCAGAAGAGATGAAATGCCCAGATCCTTCACGTTGGACAGGTAGGAAGGGATCCATGAAGCAATGCCCTGGGATGCTGTGCTCCTTATGAAGGTCACGATTGAAAGCATTATTATTGAATAAGTCAGGATTCCCCTGTTTCCCTTAGCCTTCTTCCCCTTTTCGTGTATTTCATCTACAGGCTTGGGCCTGGATCGTACATCCCTGAGGAAAAATGCTATGAAAACTGCTGAAATAACAGCTATAATGGCAAAAACCACGAAGGAGAAGTCTAGGGTCAGGAGAGCTGCAAACCCATAAAGCAGAGAGGGATATACGGCTCTACCCACGCTGCCCATGGAGCCGTTTACGCCCAAGGCCTTTCCCCTTGAACTTGGGGTGAACGTGCTTTGCAGTATTGCTCCACCCAGAGGGTGATAGAACGATGATCCCACTCCTGCCGACAGTGCAGAGAATCCAGCAACATATGGAAGTGCCGCCCCGAGCGACCCGGTTATGACCTCATAGAAGCCGAGAACTCCAGTGGCCATGAGGGAAAGTCCTATACCTATGAGAAATCCTTTGCGATCCCATAATTCGGAAATCCTGCCCACCATGATGGAGAACAGGGAAGCTGCGGTATAGAAGATTCCAAGAAGGAACGTAACGAACAGCGGCGAAAGGGAGTTGACCTTCACAAGGATATCCACCAGCAGTGGAAAGAAGAAAACTGTTCCGTCGTTGACAAAATGTCCCAGTGAGGTCATGGCCAGATTTCTTGCGCCGTGTTTAATTGAACCTGAGGAGGCATTTATAGATAAGTCAGTCATCTATAAGCAATGTATATATTCTATTTAAGCATTATTCATAAAATGGTTGAAAGGGAAAAGATACTCCGCGGGGTCATGACACTTCTTGTTCTTGAAAAACTCTGTCATGAAGATATGCATGGATATGCCCTTCAGGTATATGTTTCCGGGATGATTGACCGGAAGATCGCCCCGGGAACCATATATGTTCTGCTGGGATCACTTCTCAGAAGGAAATTTATCAGAATCTCAAGCCAGTTCAGGGCCAAGAACCGCGATGTGAAGGTCTACACCATTACTGATCTCGGGAGAGATTTCCTGAAAGACCACATCAGCCCGCTGATCATTGTCAGGGACGTCCTAGATTACCTGATTCCATCCATCACACAGATTGCTGAAGCCAGGGATCAGCAATAGTTCCTGCCATCCCTGTCATAAAATGAATCGCTTTTAACCACCTCAACATTACATGCTGCAACAATGGCCACAATTCAGGATCGCATCAAGGAAATAGAGGAAGAGCTTAAAAAGACGGAGTACAACAAAGCCACAGAGAAGCATATAGGCCTTCTCAAGGCCAAGATGTCCCGCCTCGAGATAGAGCTCATGTCCCAGAAAAAAGGGGGAGGCGAGGGGTTCGCAATTCCAAAGTCAGGCGACTCCACGGTGGCGCTTGTGGGCTTCCCCAATGTGGGAAAATCCAGCATCCTGAATGATCTGACATCCCAGATGAGTGAAACTGGCAATTTTGCATTCACCACATTGAAAGTGGTTCCAGGCACAATGAGCTATAACGGGGCGCAGATACAGATACTGGATCTCCCGGGCATAATTGAGAACGCCAGTGTGGGCTCTGGAAGGGGCAGGGAAATACTGAGCATGGTGAGGAATGCCGACCTTGTTGTGGTGGTTACAGACGTTCAGGTGAAGGGTGTTGACAGGATAGTCAATGAGCTTCACAGGGCAGGAATCGTCCTTAACAGGCGAGAAAGAAATATCTCCATAAAGAGATCAAACAGCGGCGGCATCCGGATACACAAACCGCGAAAGGTCCCCGTAGACGACGTACAGATAAGGGAGATACTGAAGGAGTTCAAGATTACCAACGCTGAAGTATTCATCAGGGAGAACATCACTTCCGATGATCTCATCGATCACCTCAAGGGGCATACAGTGTACATTCCGGGTATTTTTGTCGTAAACAAGATAGATCTTCCTCACAAAGATGAAGACATCGATGATCTGAGGTCAATGGGCAGAGTCATAGAGGTTTCCGCAACAACCAAGGCAGGCATACCGCAGCTGAAGGATGAAATATACCGCGCACTTGCACTTGTGAGGGTTTATCTCAGGGAGAAATCAGGCTATGTGGACCTTGATCGTCCAATGGTATTGAGGAATGGTGCTGTGGTGAGGGATGTGGTGAGGAAGATCAGCCGTGAGATGCTTGAATCTTTCCGGTATGCCATACTTACCGGACCTCAGAGAAAACAGGCAGAGTTGAGGGTTGGGCTGGATTACGATCTGCTGGACGGCGATATCATAACAATAATAAGCAGGAACTAGGTGTGATCATGAAGATAGCAAGAAGGGTCTTATTTTACGGGCAGGTTCAGGGAGTGAACTTCAGGAGAAATGTTGCCGGCCTTGCCGCTAAGAATGGCGTCACCGGGTGGATAAGGAATCTTGATGATGGGAGTGTGGAAGCCCACATGGAAGGCGATCAGGAAAAAGTTCAGATCACCATCCAGATGTGCTGCACGGAGCTTTTCCCGGCACGCGTGGAGAAATACCTTTCCCATGAGGATGCCGTGGAGGACCTTCGGGATTTCAGCGTCATCAGGTGACTATCTCATACCTGTATCCAAGCCCGGCAATCCTTTCAAGCAGTGCGGACAGGTGCTTCTCGTCCCTGACGTTTATGGCAAATGTCACTGCCTGATATCCCACCGGCGTATCCTTGGCCAGATTGTCCACCTCGGCATGGAATATGTTTCCTCCAGTTTCGGATATGGCCTGTGAAATCCTGTAGAGTGTACCCGGCCTGTCAGGGATCTTGAACTCTATCCTCACAAGCTTTGATTCAATCTCCATGGACTTGAATATTATCTTGGAGAGGAGAAGGAAGTTCATGTTTCCCCCCGATAGTATTACCACGGTTTTCCCGTGGCTTACATCAACTTTCCTGTCCATTATTGCCGCCAGCGCTGCCGCCCCTGAGGGCTCAACAAGCGTCTTGTTTCTCTCCAGCAGCTTGTATATGGCAAGGGCGATGCTCTCATCGCTTACCGTGACTATTTCATCAACATTTTTCCTGACCGCAGCCAGTGTGAGTTCCCCTGGAAACTTGACTGAAATCCCATCTGCAATGCTGTCACCGCTGGTGTGATCCACAATCCTGCCCTGTTCCACGGAGGCTTTCATTGAATCAGAGAGTTCGCTTTCCACTCCCACGATCCTTATGGAAGGGTTGATGGATTTTGCCGCTATTGAAATGCCGGATATGAGTCCGCCTCCACCGATTGGAACAACAATGGTGGACACGTCTGGCAGATCCTCCAGTATTTCCAGGCCTATGGTGCCCTGTCCCGCGATGATGTAGGGGTCGTTGAATGCCTCTATGAAGGCGCGGCCCTCAGATTTCCGTATTGTTTCTGCCGCATCACGGGCTTCCGAATAGTCTCTACCTCTGAGCACAACATCGGCTCCGTATCCCTGCACAGCATTTATCTTGGCAGGAACTGTGTGCTCCGGCATCACTATCTTCGCATTGATGCCGTTGACCATTGCTGCGTAGGCAACACCCTGTGCATGGTTTCCTGAACTTGCCGTGATTATTCCGTGCGACTTCTCTTCCGGGGTGAGCCGCGAGACGCGGTTAAGGGCTCCACGGGCCTTGAAAGACCCTGTTTTCTGGTGATTCTCCATCTTGAAATAGATATCTCCTCCCACAATCTGGCTGAATGTTGTGGAATGATGGAGTTCAGTGCGGTTCACCTTTCCCTTCAGGTACTGTGCAGCTTCCCTTATTTCCTGGATTTCTGGCAGTCCTCCTTTCACGCCTGCATCCTCCTTCTGACATCCTTCGTGGCGTTTTTGTATATCTCCAGGGCATCTTCCGTGAAGACCTTCACCTTCATCCTTTCACTTTCAGCATATTCATGATCGCTCAGGGACTTCAGGTTGATCTCAACATTCTGCAGTGCTGCCCTGATTGATGCAAGAGAAAATTCCAGGGCTGAGCCGGCATCG
This genomic interval carries:
- a CDS encoding acylphosphatase gives rise to the protein MKIARRVLFYGQVQGVNFRRNVAGLAAKNGVTGWIRNLDDGSVEAHMEGDQEKVQITIQMCCTELFPARVEKYLSHEDAVEDLRDFSVIR
- the ilvA gene encoding threonine ammonia-lyase, with amino-acid sequence MKGGLPEIQEIREAAQYLKGKVNRTELHHSTTFSQIVGGDIYFKMENHQKTGSFKARGALNRVSRLTPEEKSHGIITASSGNHAQGVAYAAMVNGINAKIVMPEHTVPAKINAVQGYGADVVLRGRDYSEARDAAETIRKSEGRAFIEAFNDPYIIAGQGTIGLEILEDLPDVSTIVVPIGGGGLISGISIAAKSINPSIRIVGVESELSDSMKASVEQGRIVDHTSGDSIADGISVKFPGELTLAAVRKNVDEIVTVSDESIALAIYKLLERNKTLVEPSGAAALAAIMDRKVDVSHGKTVVILSGGNMNFLLLSKIIFKSMEIESKLVRIEFKIPDRPGTLYRISQAISETGGNIFHAEVDNLAKDTPVGYQAVTFAINVRDEKHLSALLERIAGLGYRYEIVT
- a CDS encoding PadR family transcriptional regulator, which translates into the protein MVEREKILRGVMTLLVLEKLCHEDMHGYALQVYVSGMIDRKIAPGTIYVLLGSLLRRKFIRISSQFRAKNRDVKVYTITDLGRDFLKDHISPLIIVRDVLDYLIPSITQIAEARDQQ
- a CDS encoding GTPase; its protein translation is MATIQDRIKEIEEELKKTEYNKATEKHIGLLKAKMSRLEIELMSQKKGGGEGFAIPKSGDSTVALVGFPNVGKSSILNDLTSQMSETGNFAFTTLKVVPGTMSYNGAQIQILDLPGIIENASVGSGRGREILSMVRNADLVVVVTDVQVKGVDRIVNELHRAGIVLNRRERNISIKRSNSGGIRIHKPRKVPVDDVQIREILKEFKITNAEVFIRENITSDDLIDHLKGHTVYIPGIFVVNKIDLPHKDEDIDDLRSMGRVIEVSATTKAGIPQLKDEIYRALALVRVYLREKSGYVDLDRPMVLRNGAVVRDVVRKISREMLESFRYAILTGPQRKQAELRVGLDYDLLDGDIITIISRN
- a CDS encoding MFS transporter, with protein sequence MTDLSINASSGSIKHGARNLAMTSLGHFVNDGTVFFFPLLVDILVKVNSLSPLFVTFLLGIFYTAASLFSIMVGRISELWDRKGFLIGIGLSLMATGVLGFYEVITGSLGAALPYVAGFSALSAGVGSSFYHPLGGAILQSTFTPSSRGKALGVNGSMGSVGRAVYPSLLYGFAALLTLDFSFVVFAIIAVISAVFIAFFLRDVRSRPKPVDEIHEKGKKAKGNRGILTYSIIMLSIVTFIRSTASQGIASWIPSYLSNVKDLGISSLLGYSITLMFIAAIVGQPIFGYFADRMDKRVLLSISSFGTAASTLAYINSSGLESLVFLVIFGFFTFSGFPLLFSLISEYVPRGDSSMANSVVWGLGNQGGMALGPILVGLIIVDSYSRLPFTFTIMVAVTVVSGILVFALPRPAGKAKMSLFG